GCGGGCTGTAGCTGATCGATCGTCCCGCGCAGCTGAACAGTCATGGAGCGCAGCGTATGAATGGCCTGTGCCAGTGCCCGCTCACTCTGTCGCGCCTGGCGTCGCTCCCCGGCATCAGGCTCTCGATGTTCCGTGTGACGTATCCGGGTATCTGAGGATGGGGCGCCGTGTGGTGCCGAATACGGGGAAGATGAGCGTTGCGAGGCAGCAGCCTTTGCCGACAGGACCGCATCGACCATAGCTCGCACGGCCCTGGTGTCCAGTCTTCCCGACACGACACCATCGATCAGCGGACGGCGCTGCTCCTCCGTCGGCAGTTGCGCGATGATTAACGCCGCCGACTGTGTCTCGGCATAGGTGCTCACCATCTGCTGAACATCGGCGGGTGCTCGCAGGAGGTCGAGCTTATTTTGAATATACCCTTTGCTCTTGCCGATGCGCTCCGCGAGCGTGCGAATGGAATACCCGTTTTCATCGAGCATCAGGCGAAAGGCCCGCGCCTCCTCCAACGCCGCAAGATCCTGACGCTGCAAGTTTTCGATGAGGCCGATCTCGCGGAGATCGGCGTCCGAATGTGGGGCCACGTCGCAGGGGATCATGCGCAGGTCGGCGAGCTTCGCCGCCCGGAGTCGTCGCTCGCCGTAGACGAGCTGGTAGCGATCGGCCTTCGTCGGGTGGGGACGTACACGAATGCGGCTGGTAAATCCGTGAGTCCGGATGGAGGTGGCTAACTCCTCAAGATCGGCAAAATCCTGCCGGGCCTGGTACGGGCTTGGCTCAATCGCATCGACTGGAATATCCATGGGCGTGGCAGGCTGATCGGTAAATGCGCCGGCAAAGACCGCCGCGAAATCCTCTCGCGGCTGTGTTCGCGTTTGGCGACGATCGATCGTAAACTTGCGTCCGTTATTCCCACTCACGGCTGATCTCCTCTGCAAGCGTGCGATAGGATGTCGCGCCGATGCCCTTGGGATCGTAGTGCAGCACGGACTGGTGGCGCGCCTGGCTTTCAGCAATCTTGGACGAGCGCCGGATGACCGTGTCGAACACGGCCAGGTCGGCGCCGAACTGCTCGCGAATCTCCGACAGCAGATCGCGATGGAGGGTCATGCGGACATCGACCTGGGTCACGAGCACGCCACACAGGGTGAGGTCAGGATTGAGGCCGCTCTCGCGCACCTCGTCGATCTGGCTGAGCATCAGGCCCAGCGACTCGACGGCGAGCTGCTCCGGCTCGACCGGAATAAGGACCTCGTGTGCCGCGACGAGCGCGTTGTGAACAAGGTTGCTCGACGCCGGCTGCGTATCGATCAGGACGACATCATACTGAGCGGCTACGGGCGTGAGGATCTGCTGGAGCACATACTCGCGTCGGCTTTGGAGGTGCAGCGCCCGCTCCGTCAGACTCAGACGGATGCTGGCAGGCACAATATCGACGCCTGAGGGACTTTCCTGGATGACCGCATGCAGCTCTGACCGCCGCTGCATGGTCCAGGTCTGCATCGCGCCGAATAACGTCTGTTCGGGTGCCAGATCGACGGGGTTCAAGCCGGCTGCGCTGGTCAGGCTGCACTGGTGGTCGGTGTCAACCAGCAGCACGCGGTAGCCACGTTCGGAGAGGGCCACGCCCAGGTTGAGCGTCGTGGTCGTTTTGCCCGTGCCACCCTTGAGGAGCGCGACGGCGATGATCTTGCCCAGTGGTGGATCAGTCCGTGGTTGTGCGTGCGTATCGCGTCCCTGCACGACGCGCCCCTCCCGCAAGAAGATTTCGACATGTTCCGGTCGAACCAGGCGCGCATGTCCGGTCCCCTGAGTGGGCAGCCGCCCATCCCAGGCGGCACGGCGTAATCGATCGTAGGTTACGGAGTAGTGCTCTGCCGCCGCTTTGAGTGTAAGCAGATCCTCGGTTGCCATGTGTCCTCCTCATGGGTCATCCTGGCCCTAGTGTAGCACATTCTTCACAGAATGTGAAACGTCACATTTGTGATATTTCACATTCTGTGAAATGTATGCTCGTGCGATGCCACCGATCGCACCCTGGTCGGCCCATGCAGACCCGTCTCGACACGGCGCAGGCATACTG
The genomic region above belongs to Herpetosiphonaceae bacterium and contains:
- a CDS encoding ParB/RepB/Spo0J family partition protein, with the translated sequence MSGNNGRKFTIDRRQTRTQPREDFAAVFAGAFTDQPATPMDIPVDAIEPSPYQARQDFADLEELATSIRTHGFTSRIRVRPHPTKADRYQLVYGERRLRAAKLADLRMIPCDVAPHSDADLREIGLIENLQRQDLAALEEARAFRLMLDENGYSIRTLAERIGKSKGYIQNKLDLLRAPADVQQMVSTYAETQSAALIIAQLPTEEQRRPLIDGVVSGRLDTRAVRAMVDAVLSAKAAASQRSSSPYSAPHGAPSSDTRIRHTEHREPDAGERRQARQSERALAQAIHTLRSMTVQLRGTIDQLQPADRTVLLDYVAREHFPELEQLVEELRA
- a CDS encoding AAA family ATPase, coding for MATEDLLTLKAAAEHYSVTYDRLRRAAWDGRLPTQGTGHARLVRPEHVEIFLREGRVVQGRDTHAQPRTDPPLGKIIAVALLKGGTGKTTTTLNLGVALSERGYRVLLVDTDHQCSLTSAAGLNPVDLAPEQTLFGAMQTWTMQRRSELHAVIQESPSGVDIVPASIRLSLTERALHLQSRREYVLQQILTPVAAQYDVVLIDTQPASSNLVHNALVAAHEVLIPVEPEQLAVESLGLMLSQIDEVRESGLNPDLTLCGVLVTQVDVRMTLHRDLLSEIREQFGADLAVFDTVIRRSSKIAESQARHQSVLHYDPKGIGATSYRTLAEEISREWE